In one window of Drosophila ananassae strain 14024-0371.13 chromosome XR, ASM1763931v2, whole genome shotgun sequence DNA:
- the LOC6501911 gene encoding mucin-5AC isoform X3, producing the protein MSHVAAVWLLLTGFCWLVSVGQNGNGPVSAAATLERNNNNNNKKKSEKQQQEGEQQLQHPIWKPHISQGALYCHLDQQKAAKMLPFRRGAAWQMLFLLCALAYCINEASSEGRVVCYYTNWSVYRPGTAKFNPQNINPYLCTHLVYAFGGFTKDNQMKPFDKYQDIEQGGYAKFTGLKTYNKQLKTMIAIGGWNEASSRFSPLVASPDRRQQFIKNILKFLRQNHFDGIDLDWEYPAHREGGKSRDRDNYAQFVQELRAEFEREAEKTGRTRLLLTMAVPAGIEYIDKGYDVPKLNKYLDWFNVLTYDFHSSHEPSVNHHAPLYSLEEDSEYNYDAELNIDYSIKYYLKAGADRDKLVLGIPTYGRSYTLINEESTELGAPSEGPGEQGDATREKGYLAYYEICQTLKDDPEWTVVQPNANVMGPYAFRRNQWVGYDDEAIVRKKAEYVVAQGLGGIMFWAIDNDDFRGTCNGKPYPLIEAAKEAMVEALGLGINEVAKPSGPQKPSRSRSRDNGSTRNRLNGKPENTSTSVRPANGARRPAVSRTTQSPPPSTTFKLTDAEGSSLYIGGRASTTPPPPTTPDPGSDFKCEEEGFFQHPRDCKKYYWCLDSGPSGLGIVAHMFTCPSGLYFNPAADSCDFARNVPCKTKKSTTVAPLTSTTTTTTTTARSNRVTAAPTARPVYPRTSSTSTSTTTTTTTPEPVEDLEYEEDTDEQSPNKSHDGEEDPQVIKELIDLIRKVGGVEQLEKHLLRNKDGSITLKENSANGAVTTPSTISKSLYDRVLSRPGTLSSLTRNRLKIAEASGTEATTSTSVSAGNTYSKYSSVLRGNSRQGPQNEGIDKLAEFDGFLKERKQYVTINRQRSPNQGDAEEHSQHEEEDEENEQVETTTRRALSSVTPSYTSLRRTRPTTMAPLVGESSKQEEEEEEVVEKNSRSQQQVKSYATLNRARERTTTGPGTTTTEATEAVPSSTTTRYKYFERTRPTKAATLEASKDSEEPADQEDEEEEYEEENITVQRKQSTNTRKYASIGRRSTTTTATPETTTTSGTETAKANNNNIHYNSNNNKNSQAKQNNIIPTTVTEESSTTALPTPTSTNQEPETTTETNTNETTEPNDRSSTTTTTNNPSTTFTSTPTPSLATTTPTTTIPGVDSESSADGSPNPLIPESPDLAPPTTTTEPELATTTTTTPKTTTPVTTTSTGIHSELNNDIDNDNDSDDSEVTKPKTQYKYATTNRRRITNTTATRTTNTTANNNNSEAANDASPRNGLSSFNKIRASINTNPGRRPPQTQPEHTTIEPNSSASLSSVSSPRPFGYPRRRTRPSSSIPTTTTNQSDNNNSTDNDNTNETDAVASVVKKTRPSPGDRPKLRQPTTANVSRRPVLSVRRRIINSPASTLAATATASEATRTQIVELPATTSKYSRLRSKLPTVATTIASAAAATTNMPTTTSPTSSNSYLSKLKAKAAAAAAFSETATLTPMSGSGSSSNDVTQKQHKFQPASFALRRQFQTRRLTTFAPATNADESATEIPRTQNPLFKRRLTLISTSPPSVRTTNVPLALETTTSLYPNEDDEDQVAKSSIHTSRFNQIPDQVKHRSTFDLSPVGSSSTDTTTQAPQAQPLSGINTAIRRQLIPRPRRPQSTAATVTPTTAQPTSASTASKGGHSAPPLSRRQQSRRRPHKYIEVYSRPPSNPGAVVTATLAHKGEQGEELSGMGVESYQVAQRRRSDNVGTTKTTKTSKTRRISTKAPEEPKVIVHGRGIIECRAQGNFPHPLNCRKFISCARFEETGGIVGWEYTCPKGLTYNGVGGMCTWSPAEQVCRD; encoded by the exons TTCCGGCGTGGAGCGGCTTGGCAAATGCTCTTCCTTCTCTGCGCACTCGCCTATTGCATTAATG AGGCCAGCAGCGAGGGTCGCGTCGTCTGTTACTACACAAACTGGAGTGTCTACCGTCCCGGAACAGCAAAATTCAATCCACAGAACATCAATCCATACCTGTGTACACATCTGGTGTACGCATTTGGTGGATTCACGAAGGACAACCAAATGAAGCCCTTCGACAAGTACCAGGACATTGAGCAGG GTGGGTATGCTAAGTTCACCGGACTGAAGACCTACAACAAGCAGCTAAAGACCATGATTGCTATCGGAGGCTGGAACGAGGCTAGTTCTCGCTTCTCCCCCCTGGTGGCCAGTCCGGATCGTCGACAGCAGTTCATCAAAAATATCCTGAAGTTCCTGCGCCAAAACCACTTCGACGGTATCGACCTCGACTGGGAGTACCCCGCCCACCGCGAAGGCGGCAAGTCCCGGGACCGCGACAACTACGCCCAATTCGTCCAGGAGCTTCGAGCCGAATTCGAGCGGGAGGCGGAGAAGACGGGACGGACACGTCTCCTCCTGACCATGGCCGTGCCCGCCGGCATAGAATACATCGATAAGGGCTATGATGTGCCAAAGCTGAACAAGTACCTCGACTGGTTCAACGTCCTCACCTATGATTTTCACTCCTCCCACGAGCCCTCCGTCAACCACCATGCTCCTCTATATTCCCTGGAGGAGGACTCCGAGTATAACTACGATGCCGAGTTGAATATT gACTACTCCATCAAGTACTACCTGAAAGCTGGAGCAGACAGAGACAAGCTGGTGTTGGGAATTCCCACCTATGGTCGATCCTATACGTTGATCAACGAGGAGAGCACCGAGCTGGGTGCTCCTTCCGAGGGTCCTGGAGAGCAGGGGGACGCGACCCGCGAAAAGGGTTACTTGGCCTATTATGAA ATCTGTCAGACGCTCAAGGACGATCCCGAGTGGACGGTGGTACAACCAAACGCCAATGTCATGGGTCCCTATGCCTTCAGGAGGAACCAGTGGGTGGGCTACGATGACGAGGCTATTGTGCGCAAGAAGGCCGAGTACGTAGTGGCCCAAGGCCTGGGCGGAATTATGTTCTGGGCTATTGATAACGACGATTTCCGGGGAACCTGTAATGGAAAGCCCTACCCACTGATTGAGGCAGCCAAGGAGGCCATGGTCGAGGCATTGGG TCTGGGCATCAACGAGGTGGCCAAGCCGAGTGGACCTCAAAAACCATCGCGATCCCGTAGCCGCGATAATGGAAGCACCAGAAATCGCTTGAACGGAAAACCAGAGAATACATCGACGTCAGTGCGACCCGCTAATGGGGCCCGACGTCCGGCTGTCTCCAGAACCACCCAATCCCCGCCCCCCAGCACAACCTTCAAGCTGACTGATGCCGAGGGTTCGTCCCTATATATCGGAGGTAGGGCGTCCACCACTCCGCCTCCGCCTACCACCCCAGACCCAGGCTCGGACTTCAAGTGCGAGGAAGAGGGCTTCTTCCAGCACCCTAGGGACTGCAAGAAGTATTACTGGTGTTTAGACAGTGGTCCTTCCGGCCTTGGAATCGTAGCCCATATGTTCACCTGCCCGTCGGGACTGTACTTTAATCCTGCAGCTGATTCGTGTGACTTTGCTAGGAATGTACCCTGCAAGACTAAAAA ATCCACTACAGTCGCTCCTTTGACTTCCACCACCACGACCACGACCACCACTGCCCGTTCTAATCGAGTGACAGCGGctccgaccgctcgccctgtGTACCCACGgaccagcagcaccagcactaGTACAACGACCACTACAACCACTCCGGAGCCAGTGGAGGACCTGGAGTACGAGGAGGATACGGATGAACAATCGCCCAACAAGTCACACGACGGAGAGGAGGATCCTCAGGTAATCAAGGAGCTGATTGATCTGATACGTAAAGTGGGAGGAGTGGAGCAATTGGAAAAGCACCTCCTGCGCAACAAGGACGGCTCTATTACACTAAAGGAGAACTCCGCCAACGGGGCAGTAACCACGCCCTCGACGATCAGCAAATCCTTGTATGACCGAGTGCTGAGTCGCCCCGGAACTTTGAGCTCCTTAACACGTAACCGTTTGAAAATCGCCGAGGCGTCGGGCACTGAAGCAACAACGAGCACCAGTGTGTCTGCCGGCAACACCTACTCCAAGTACTCCTCGGTTTTGAGAGGCAACAGTCGCCAGGGTCCTCAAAACGAGGGAATCGATAAGCTGGCTGAGTTCGATGGTTTTCTCAAAGAACGCAAGCAATATGTGACCATCAATCGCCAGCGATCCCCCAACCAGGGCGATGCTGAGGAGCACAGCCAACACGAGGAAGAGGACGAGGAAAATGAGCAGGTGGAGACAACCACACGCCGTGCTTTAAGCTCCGTAACTCCGTCGTATACCAGTCTTCGGCGAACAAGACCCACCACAATGGCACCATTGGTAGGAGAGTCCTCCAaacaggaggaggaggaggaagaggtGGTGGAGAAGAACAGCAGGTCCCAGCAGCAGGTCAAATCCTATGCCACCTTAAACCGTGCAAGAGAACGGACCACCACAGGACCAGGCACCACCACTACGGAAGCCACCGAAGCAGTACCTAGTTCAACCACAACTCG TTACAAATACTTCGAGCGAACACGACCTACAAAAGCGGCCACTTTGGAAGCTTCCAAGGACTCGGAAGAGCCTGCTGACCAAgaagacgaggaggaggagtacgAGGAGGAGAACATTACGGTACAGAGAAAACAAAGCACAAACACACGTAAATATGCGAGCATAGGCCGCAGAAGTACAACAACCACAGCAACACCAGAAACAACAACCACCTCAGGCACAGAGACCGCCaaggccaacaacaacaacatccactacaacagcaacaacaacaagaacagcCAAGCGAAACAGAATAACATAATACCAACAACAGTAACAGAAGAAAGCAGCACCACAGCACTCCCTACACCAACCAGCACCAATCAAGAGCCCGAAACAACCACAGAAACAAACACTAACGAAACCACTGAACCAAATGATAGATCCtcaaccacaaccaccactAACAACCCATCTACCACATTCACATCTACACCCACACCAAGTCTAGCAACCACTaccccaacaacaacaattccTGGCGTCGACTCGGAAAGTTCGGCCGACGGGTCGCCTAACCCCCTTATCCCCGAATCCCCTGACTTAGCACCTCCAACAACCACCACGGAACCCGAACTGGCCACGACAACGACCACCACACCGAAGACAACAACACCAGTAACGACGACGTCGACAGGGATCCACAGTGAACTGAATAACGACATTGACAACGATAACGACAGTGATGACAGTGAGGTAACGAAACCCAAGACACAGTATAAGTATGCAACTACCAATCGGAGGCGCATAACTAATACCACAGCAACGAGAACAACAAATACAActgcaaacaacaacaattctGAAGCTGCGAACGATGCTAGTCCAAGAAACGGTTTGAGtagttttaataaaattagaGCCTCCATTAATACCAACCCGGGCAGAAGGCCACCCCAAACCCAACCCGAACATACAACCATCGAACCGAATTCCTCTGCCAGCCTGAGCAGTGTTTCTAGTCCCCGACCCTTTGGTTATCCCCGACGTCGCACACGACCTAGTAGTAGCatccccaccaccaccaccaaccaATCTGATAACAATAACAGTACCGATAACGATAATACAAACGAAACTGATGCCGTTGCCAGTGTAGTGAAGAAGACGCGACCATCCCCAGGGGATAGGCCCAAG CTGCGCCAGCCGACGACTGCCAACGTCTCTCGCCGTCCGGTCTTGAGTGTGCGCCGCCGCATTATTAACTCGCCTGCGTCGACGCTAGCTGCTACTGCGACGGCGTCAGAGGCTACAAGAACGCAGATCGTCGAACTGCCAGCCACGACCTCCAAATACAGCCGGCTGCGCAGTAAGCTGCCCACAGTAGCCACCACGATCgcgtcagcagcagcagcaacaaccaacatgccaacaacaacatctcCCACCAGCAGCAATAGCTACCTGAGCAAGCTTAAAGCTAAGGCAGCCGCCGCAGCCGCTTTCAGCGAAACAGCGACGCTGACGCCAATGTcgggcagcggcagcagcagcaatgaCGTCACACAAAAACAACACAAGTTCCAGCCCGCTAGCTTTGCGCTGCGCCGCCAATTCCAGACGCGTCGGTTGACAACTTTTGCACCAGCAACCAACGCCGATGAGAGCG CAACAGAAATTCCGCGCACCCAGAATCCACTTTTTAAACGCCGTTTGACTCTGATTTCCACGTCTCCACCGTCTGTCCGCACGACCAATGTGCCCCTCGCCCTGGAAACCACCACTAGTTTGTATCCAAACGAGGACGATGAGGATCAGGTGGCCAAATCAAGCATTCACACAAGTCGCTTTAATCAGATACCTGACCAGGTGAAACATCGTTCCACCTTTGACCTCTCACCTgtgggcagcagcagcaccgaCACTACCACACAAGCACCTCAGGCTCAACCTCTGTCAGGAATTAACACTGCAATTC GCCGCCAGTTGATACCACGCCCCCGTCGACCTCAGTCAACAGCGGCAACTGTGACACCCACCACGGCACAGCCTACTAGCGCCTCTACCGCCTCGAAGGGTGGGCACTCGGCCCCGCCCCTCTCTCGCCGCCAGCAGAGCCGCCGCCGCCCGCACAAGTATATCGAGGTGTACAGTCGTCCTCCCAGCAATCCAGGGGCCGTGGTGACCGCCACGTTGGCCCACAAGGGGGAACAGGGTGAGGAACTGTCGGGGATGGGGGTGGAAAGCTACCAGGTGGCGCAACGTCGTCGCAGCGACAACGTGGGAACCACAAAGACCACCAAAACGAGCAAGACCCGAAGAATCAGCACTAAGGCGCCTGAAGAACCCAAGGTCATTGTCCATGGGCGTGGCATAATCGAGTGTCGGGCGcaaggaaactttccacaTCCGCTGAACTGCCGAAAGTTTATCTCCTGCGCGAGATTCGAGGAGACCGGCGGCATCGTGGGCTGGGAGTACACTTGCCCCAAGGGATTGACCTACAATGGGGTGGGGGGCATGTGCACCTGGTCGCCCGCGGAGCAGGTCTGCCGGGACTAG
- the LOC6501911 gene encoding mucin-5AC isoform X4, with protein sequence MSHVAAVWLLLTGFCWLVSVGQNGNGPVSAAATLERNNNNNNKKKSEKQQQEGEQQLQHPIWKPHISQGALYCHLDQQKAAKMLPFRRGAAWQMLFLLCALAYCINEASSEGRVVCYYTNWSVYRPGTAKFNPQNINPYLCTHLVYAFGGFTKDNQMKPFDKYQDIEQGGYAKFTGLKTYNKQLKTMIAIGGWNEASSRFSPLVASPDRRQQFIKNILKFLRQNHFDGIDLDWEYPAHREGGKSRDRDNYAQFVQELRAEFEREAEKTGRTRLLLTMAVPAGIEYIDKGYDVPKLNKYLDWFNVLTYDFHSSHEPSVNHHAPLYSLEEDSEYNYDAELNIDYSIKYYLKAGADRDKLVLGIPTYGRSYTLINEESTELGAPSEGPGEQGDATREKGYLAYYEICQTLKDDPEWTVVQPNANVMGPYAFRRNQWVGYDDEAIVRKKAEYVVAQGLGGIMFWAIDNDDFRGTCNGKPYPLIEAAKEAMVEALGLGINEVAKPSGPQKPSRSRSRDNGSTRNRLNGKPENTSTSVRPANGARRPAVSRTTQSPPPSTTFKLTDAEGSSLYIGGRASTTPPPPTTPDPGSDFKCEEEGFFQHPRDCKKYYWCLDSGPSGLGIVAHMFTCPSGLYFNPAADSCDFARNVPCKTKKSTTVAPLTSTTTTTTTTARSNRVTAAPTARPVYPRTSSTSTSTTTTTTTPEPVEDLEYEEDTDEQSPNKSHDGEEDPQVIKELIDLIRKVGGVEQLEKHLLRNKDGSITLKENSANGAVTTPSTISKSLYDRVLSRPGTLSSLTRNRLKIAEASGTEATTSTSVSAGNTYSKYSSVLRGNSRQGPQNEGIDKLAEFDGFLKERKQYVTINRQRSPNQGDAEEHSQHEEEDEENEQVETTTRRALSSVTPSYTSLRRTRPTTMAPLVGESSKQEEEEEEVVEKNSRSQQQVKSYATLNRARERTTTGPGTTTTEATEAVPSSTTTRYKYFERTRPTKAATLEASKDSEEPADQEDEEEEYEEENITVQRKQSTNTRKYASIGRRSTTTTATPETTTTSGTETAKANNNNIHYNSNNNKNSQAKQNNIIPTTVTEESSTTALPTPTSTNQEPETTTETNTNETTEPNDRSSTTTTTNNPSTTFTSTPTPSLATTTPTTTIPGVDSESSADGSPNPLIPESPDLAPPTTTTEPELATTTTTTPKTTTPVTTTSTGIHSELNNDIDNDNDSDDSELRQPTTANVSRRPVLSVRRRIINSPASTLAATATASEATRTQIVELPATTSKYSRLRSKLPTVATTIASAAAATTNMPTTTSPTSSNSYLSKLKAKAAAAAAFSETATLTPMSGSGSSSNDVTQKQHKFQPASFALRRQFQTRRLTTFAPATNADESATEIPRTQNPLFKRRLTLISTSPPSVRTTNVPLALETTTSLYPNEDDEDQVAKSSIHTSRFNQIPDQVKHRSTFDLSPVGSSSTDTTTQAPQAQPLSGINTAIRRQLIPRPRRPQSTAATVTPTTAQPTSASTASKGGHSAPPLSRRQQSRRRPHKYIEVYSRPPSNPGAVVTATLAHKGEQGEELSGMGVESYQVAQRRRSDNVGTTKTTKTSKTRRISTKAPEEPKVIVHGRGIIECRAQGNFPHPLNCRKFISCARFEETGGIVGWEYTCPKGLTYNGVGGMCTWSPAEQVCRD encoded by the exons TTCCGGCGTGGAGCGGCTTGGCAAATGCTCTTCCTTCTCTGCGCACTCGCCTATTGCATTAATG AGGCCAGCAGCGAGGGTCGCGTCGTCTGTTACTACACAAACTGGAGTGTCTACCGTCCCGGAACAGCAAAATTCAATCCACAGAACATCAATCCATACCTGTGTACACATCTGGTGTACGCATTTGGTGGATTCACGAAGGACAACCAAATGAAGCCCTTCGACAAGTACCAGGACATTGAGCAGG GTGGGTATGCTAAGTTCACCGGACTGAAGACCTACAACAAGCAGCTAAAGACCATGATTGCTATCGGAGGCTGGAACGAGGCTAGTTCTCGCTTCTCCCCCCTGGTGGCCAGTCCGGATCGTCGACAGCAGTTCATCAAAAATATCCTGAAGTTCCTGCGCCAAAACCACTTCGACGGTATCGACCTCGACTGGGAGTACCCCGCCCACCGCGAAGGCGGCAAGTCCCGGGACCGCGACAACTACGCCCAATTCGTCCAGGAGCTTCGAGCCGAATTCGAGCGGGAGGCGGAGAAGACGGGACGGACACGTCTCCTCCTGACCATGGCCGTGCCCGCCGGCATAGAATACATCGATAAGGGCTATGATGTGCCAAAGCTGAACAAGTACCTCGACTGGTTCAACGTCCTCACCTATGATTTTCACTCCTCCCACGAGCCCTCCGTCAACCACCATGCTCCTCTATATTCCCTGGAGGAGGACTCCGAGTATAACTACGATGCCGAGTTGAATATT gACTACTCCATCAAGTACTACCTGAAAGCTGGAGCAGACAGAGACAAGCTGGTGTTGGGAATTCCCACCTATGGTCGATCCTATACGTTGATCAACGAGGAGAGCACCGAGCTGGGTGCTCCTTCCGAGGGTCCTGGAGAGCAGGGGGACGCGACCCGCGAAAAGGGTTACTTGGCCTATTATGAA ATCTGTCAGACGCTCAAGGACGATCCCGAGTGGACGGTGGTACAACCAAACGCCAATGTCATGGGTCCCTATGCCTTCAGGAGGAACCAGTGGGTGGGCTACGATGACGAGGCTATTGTGCGCAAGAAGGCCGAGTACGTAGTGGCCCAAGGCCTGGGCGGAATTATGTTCTGGGCTATTGATAACGACGATTTCCGGGGAACCTGTAATGGAAAGCCCTACCCACTGATTGAGGCAGCCAAGGAGGCCATGGTCGAGGCATTGGG TCTGGGCATCAACGAGGTGGCCAAGCCGAGTGGACCTCAAAAACCATCGCGATCCCGTAGCCGCGATAATGGAAGCACCAGAAATCGCTTGAACGGAAAACCAGAGAATACATCGACGTCAGTGCGACCCGCTAATGGGGCCCGACGTCCGGCTGTCTCCAGAACCACCCAATCCCCGCCCCCCAGCACAACCTTCAAGCTGACTGATGCCGAGGGTTCGTCCCTATATATCGGAGGTAGGGCGTCCACCACTCCGCCTCCGCCTACCACCCCAGACCCAGGCTCGGACTTCAAGTGCGAGGAAGAGGGCTTCTTCCAGCACCCTAGGGACTGCAAGAAGTATTACTGGTGTTTAGACAGTGGTCCTTCCGGCCTTGGAATCGTAGCCCATATGTTCACCTGCCCGTCGGGACTGTACTTTAATCCTGCAGCTGATTCGTGTGACTTTGCTAGGAATGTACCCTGCAAGACTAAAAA ATCCACTACAGTCGCTCCTTTGACTTCCACCACCACGACCACGACCACCACTGCCCGTTCTAATCGAGTGACAGCGGctccgaccgctcgccctgtGTACCCACGgaccagcagcaccagcactaGTACAACGACCACTACAACCACTCCGGAGCCAGTGGAGGACCTGGAGTACGAGGAGGATACGGATGAACAATCGCCCAACAAGTCACACGACGGAGAGGAGGATCCTCAGGTAATCAAGGAGCTGATTGATCTGATACGTAAAGTGGGAGGAGTGGAGCAATTGGAAAAGCACCTCCTGCGCAACAAGGACGGCTCTATTACACTAAAGGAGAACTCCGCCAACGGGGCAGTAACCACGCCCTCGACGATCAGCAAATCCTTGTATGACCGAGTGCTGAGTCGCCCCGGAACTTTGAGCTCCTTAACACGTAACCGTTTGAAAATCGCCGAGGCGTCGGGCACTGAAGCAACAACGAGCACCAGTGTGTCTGCCGGCAACACCTACTCCAAGTACTCCTCGGTTTTGAGAGGCAACAGTCGCCAGGGTCCTCAAAACGAGGGAATCGATAAGCTGGCTGAGTTCGATGGTTTTCTCAAAGAACGCAAGCAATATGTGACCATCAATCGCCAGCGATCCCCCAACCAGGGCGATGCTGAGGAGCACAGCCAACACGAGGAAGAGGACGAGGAAAATGAGCAGGTGGAGACAACCACACGCCGTGCTTTAAGCTCCGTAACTCCGTCGTATACCAGTCTTCGGCGAACAAGACCCACCACAATGGCACCATTGGTAGGAGAGTCCTCCAaacaggaggaggaggaggaagaggtGGTGGAGAAGAACAGCAGGTCCCAGCAGCAGGTCAAATCCTATGCCACCTTAAACCGTGCAAGAGAACGGACCACCACAGGACCAGGCACCACCACTACGGAAGCCACCGAAGCAGTACCTAGTTCAACCACAACTCG TTACAAATACTTCGAGCGAACACGACCTACAAAAGCGGCCACTTTGGAAGCTTCCAAGGACTCGGAAGAGCCTGCTGACCAAgaagacgaggaggaggagtacgAGGAGGAGAACATTACGGTACAGAGAAAACAAAGCACAAACACACGTAAATATGCGAGCATAGGCCGCAGAAGTACAACAACCACAGCAACACCAGAAACAACAACCACCTCAGGCACAGAGACCGCCaaggccaacaacaacaacatccactacaacagcaacaacaacaagaacagcCAAGCGAAACAGAATAACATAATACCAACAACAGTAACAGAAGAAAGCAGCACCACAGCACTCCCTACACCAACCAGCACCAATCAAGAGCCCGAAACAACCACAGAAACAAACACTAACGAAACCACTGAACCAAATGATAGATCCtcaaccacaaccaccactAACAACCCATCTACCACATTCACATCTACACCCACACCAAGTCTAGCAACCACTaccccaacaacaacaattccTGGCGTCGACTCGGAAAGTTCGGCCGACGGGTCGCCTAACCCCCTTATCCCCGAATCCCCTGACTTAGCACCTCCAACAACCACCACGGAACCCGAACTGGCCACGACAACGACCACCACACCGAAGACAACAACACCAGTAACGACGACGTCGACAGGGATCCACAGTGAACTGAATAACGACATTGACAACGATAACGACAGTGATGACAGTGAG CTGCGCCAGCCGACGACTGCCAACGTCTCTCGCCGTCCGGTCTTGAGTGTGCGCCGCCGCATTATTAACTCGCCTGCGTCGACGCTAGCTGCTACTGCGACGGCGTCAGAGGCTACAAGAACGCAGATCGTCGAACTGCCAGCCACGACCTCCAAATACAGCCGGCTGCGCAGTAAGCTGCCCACAGTAGCCACCACGATCgcgtcagcagcagcagcaacaaccaacatgccaacaacaacatctcCCACCAGCAGCAATAGCTACCTGAGCAAGCTTAAAGCTAAGGCAGCCGCCGCAGCCGCTTTCAGCGAAACAGCGACGCTGACGCCAATGTcgggcagcggcagcagcagcaatgaCGTCACACAAAAACAACACAAGTTCCAGCCCGCTAGCTTTGCGCTGCGCCGCCAATTCCAGACGCGTCGGTTGACAACTTTTGCACCAGCAACCAACGCCGATGAGAGCG CAACAGAAATTCCGCGCACCCAGAATCCACTTTTTAAACGCCGTTTGACTCTGATTTCCACGTCTCCACCGTCTGTCCGCACGACCAATGTGCCCCTCGCCCTGGAAACCACCACTAGTTTGTATCCAAACGAGGACGATGAGGATCAGGTGGCCAAATCAAGCATTCACACAAGTCGCTTTAATCAGATACCTGACCAGGTGAAACATCGTTCCACCTTTGACCTCTCACCTgtgggcagcagcagcaccgaCACTACCACACAAGCACCTCAGGCTCAACCTCTGTCAGGAATTAACACTGCAATTC GCCGCCAGTTGATACCACGCCCCCGTCGACCTCAGTCAACAGCGGCAACTGTGACACCCACCACGGCACAGCCTACTAGCGCCTCTACCGCCTCGAAGGGTGGGCACTCGGCCCCGCCCCTCTCTCGCCGCCAGCAGAGCCGCCGCCGCCCGCACAAGTATATCGAGGTGTACAGTCGTCCTCCCAGCAATCCAGGGGCCGTGGTGACCGCCACGTTGGCCCACAAGGGGGAACAGGGTGAGGAACTGTCGGGGATGGGGGTGGAAAGCTACCAGGTGGCGCAACGTCGTCGCAGCGACAACGTGGGAACCACAAAGACCACCAAAACGAGCAAGACCCGAAGAATCAGCACTAAGGCGCCTGAAGAACCCAAGGTCATTGTCCATGGGCGTGGCATAATCGAGTGTCGGGCGcaaggaaactttccacaTCCGCTGAACTGCCGAAAGTTTATCTCCTGCGCGAGATTCGAGGAGACCGGCGGCATCGTGGGCTGGGAGTACACTTGCCCCAAGGGATTGACCTACAATGGGGTGGGGGGCATGTGCACCTGGTCGCCCGCGGAGCAGGTCTGCCGGGACTAG